In Citrus sinensis cultivar Valencia sweet orange chromosome 2, DVS_A1.0, whole genome shotgun sequence, a single genomic region encodes these proteins:
- the LOC102610957 gene encoding SAGA-associated factor 29 homolog A isoform X1 — translation MMSSAPDIADILDKSRELDRLRKEQEDVLLEINKMHKKLHNTPEVIEKPGDNSLTKLKSLYIQAKELSENEVHVSNLLVGQLDALLPSGAMGQQRRRIEGGDQKRKRMKNDSDISRLSPSMRNQLDTCASLKGEQVAARVTAENADKDEWFVVKVMHFDRETKEFEVLDEEPGDDEEGGVQRKYKLHMSFIIPFPKRNDSSIPEFPPGRHVLAVYPGTTALYKATVVSTPRKRKTDDYLLEFDDDEEDGALPQRTVPFHNVVPLPEGHRQ, via the exons ATGATGTCGTCGGCGCCGGACATTGCTGATATCTTAGACAAATCGAGGGAGCTCGATCGGTTGAGAAAAGAACAAGAGGATGTGCTCcttgaaatcaacaaaatgCACAAGAAGCTGCATAATA CTCCTGAGGTGATTGAGAAACCTGGTGATAATTCTTTAACGAAGCTGAAAAGTTTATATATTCAGGCGAAAGAACTTTCAGAAAATGAAGTCCA TGTTTCCAACTTGTTGGTTGGTCAGCTAGATGCTCTTTTACCATCTGGAGCTATGGGACAGCAACGGAGAAGAATAG AAGGTGGTGATCAGAAAAGGAAACGAATGAAGAATGATTCTGATATCTCAAGACTTTCTCCTTCTATGCGAAATCAACTTGATACTTGTGCTAGTCTAAAGGGTGAACAG GTGGCAGCTAGGGTGACAGCTGAGAATGCTGACAAGGACGAGTGGTTTGTTGTGAAAGTAATGCATTTTGATAGAGAAACCAAAGA ATTTGAAGTACTGGATGAGGAGCCAggtgatgatgaagagggTGGTGTGCAAAG AAAGTACAAGCTGCATATGTCATTTATTATACCTTTCCCGAAGCGAAATGATTCTAGCATCCCGGAATTCCCCCCTGGACGACATGTTTTGGCTGTTTATCCAGGAACAACTGCACTCTACAAGGCAACTGTTGTTAGTACCCCTCGAAAG AGGAAAACAGATGA TTATTTGCTGGAATTTGATGATGACGAGGAAGATGGAGCTTTGCCGCAGCGGACAGTACCCTTCCACAATGTGGTTCCCTTGCCTGAGGGACATCGCCAATGA
- the LOC102610957 gene encoding SAGA-associated factor 29 homolog A isoform X2: MMSSAPDIADILDKSRELDRLRKEQEDVLLEINKMHKKLHNTPEVIEKPGDNSLTKLKSLYIQAKELSENEVHVSNLLVGQLDALLPSGAMGQQRRRIGGDQKRKRMKNDSDISRLSPSMRNQLDTCASLKGEQVAARVTAENADKDEWFVVKVMHFDRETKEFEVLDEEPGDDEEGGVQRKYKLHMSFIIPFPKRNDSSIPEFPPGRHVLAVYPGTTALYKATVVSTPRKRKTDDYLLEFDDDEEDGALPQRTVPFHNVVPLPEGHRQ; encoded by the exons ATGATGTCGTCGGCGCCGGACATTGCTGATATCTTAGACAAATCGAGGGAGCTCGATCGGTTGAGAAAAGAACAAGAGGATGTGCTCcttgaaatcaacaaaatgCACAAGAAGCTGCATAATA CTCCTGAGGTGATTGAGAAACCTGGTGATAATTCTTTAACGAAGCTGAAAAGTTTATATATTCAGGCGAAAGAACTTTCAGAAAATGAAGTCCA TGTTTCCAACTTGTTGGTTGGTCAGCTAGATGCTCTTTTACCATCTGGAGCTATGGGACAGCAACGGAGAAGAATAG GTGGTGATCAGAAAAGGAAACGAATGAAGAATGATTCTGATATCTCAAGACTTTCTCCTTCTATGCGAAATCAACTTGATACTTGTGCTAGTCTAAAGGGTGAACAG GTGGCAGCTAGGGTGACAGCTGAGAATGCTGACAAGGACGAGTGGTTTGTTGTGAAAGTAATGCATTTTGATAGAGAAACCAAAGA ATTTGAAGTACTGGATGAGGAGCCAggtgatgatgaagagggTGGTGTGCAAAG AAAGTACAAGCTGCATATGTCATTTATTATACCTTTCCCGAAGCGAAATGATTCTAGCATCCCGGAATTCCCCCCTGGACGACATGTTTTGGCTGTTTATCCAGGAACAACTGCACTCTACAAGGCAACTGTTGTTAGTACCCCTCGAAAG AGGAAAACAGATGA TTATTTGCTGGAATTTGATGATGACGAGGAAGATGGAGCTTTGCCGCAGCGGACAGTACCCTTCCACAATGTGGTTCCCTTGCCTGAGGGACATCGCCAATGA